ATTTATCATCAAGGCTCTGATGAAAATTATAGTTCTTTGCAAGCAAAGCGGTAAACCGAGCGCATTCTTAACCTTGGTGAAGCTTGCGCTTCCACAGAAACTTTATCTAACAATGTAGCATCAATTATCTTCATTATTTAGTTATCGTCTAGGTGCAAAGTTTGCTTTTTCTGCTCAGAGAGCAGGTTTTTTCCATAACAGTATTAAAATACTCTGAAAGAGGATTAAGATATAAGATAGGTATTTTTATCTAAAAGCTTGTTTTTAAGAAAAAATAGATAGATTATATCAATAGTGCTGCATAGCACTTTAATCCTGGCATGGGGTTTTCGATGTTTTTGTTCTTTTCGATGTTTACGGAATAGCTAACTGTCAATTATCAATTGTCAATTGTCATAAATTCGTGTTGATTAGTGAGATTCGTGGTCGTTCTTATACTGGTTCAAAGTACGTATCTGGTTTGTTGGGATCAAATACCTCGTTGCAGTACATCACTGTAACCAGATTTTCTGTTTCCGACAGGTTGATGATATTATGCGTATAACCGGGCAGCATGTGTATGCACTGGATATTGTCACCACTTACCTCAAACTCGATTATTTCGTCTGTACCCAACTTACGCTCCTGAATCAAGCCATGACCAGCCACCACAATGAAGAACTCCCACTTGGTGTTATGCCAGTGCTGACCTTTGGTGATACCGGGCTTGGAGATATTGATGCTCACCTGACCAGCATTGAGGGTATGAACCAACTCTGTAAACGAGCCACGGTCATCCACATTCATTTTTAAGGGGAATGCCACCTTTTCCTTGGGCAGATAGCTCAGGTATGTACTGTACAGTTTCTTAGCAAACGAGCCTGAAGGAATCTCAGGAATCATCAGCGTCTTAGGCTGTTCTGTGAACGACTGAAGCAGATCAACGATTTCACCTAATGTTATCTTATGAGTTACTGGACAGTAACAATAACGCCCTATTTTGACCACGGATTGCTCGGATTGAACGGATGTTTTTTTATCCGGGTTATCAGTTGAATCCGTGGTTGTATTATCATTCGGGGTCGGTATAATTTCGAGACCATCGAATTCGCATCTGTGTTCTTCACCTTTCAGGCAGGCAATCATCTCATCCACCAAATCATCAATATACAGCAATTCCAGTTCTACGCTTGGATCGTTGACTGTATAAGGCAGGTCGTTAGCAAATGCATTGCAGAATGTTGCCACAGCACTATTGTAGTTTGGACGACACCACTTACCAAAGAGGTTGGGGAAGCGGTAGATTAAGACCCTTGGTCTCAAACCTTTATTATCAAGATTTTGAGAATTAGAGAAATCCTTATCCGTTCCATCAGTGTTTTCCGTGGTCTGCGAGTTAATTCTTAAATTCTCTAATTCTTGACCCTTAAGAAAATCGCGTTCATAGTCGAGGAACAAGTCTTCCCCAGCCTTCTTCGAACGTCCATACTCACTATTCCCAAAGCGACCAGTAAGAGAAGCCTGTTGAGAGCTTGACAGCATCACTGGGCAGGTATTCTTATGCTTCTTCAGCGTGTCCAGCAATGTACTGGCAAACCCAAAGTTGCCCTGCATAAACTCCTCCTGGTTCTGTGGACGGTTTACACCAGCCAGATTGAACACAAAATCGGCATTCTTGCAGTACTCATCCAACAACACTGGGTCAGTATCAATGTCGTACTCGAAAATCTCTTCAATCTTCAGTTCAGGAAACCTCCTGTCCTTACCTTCTTGTATATTGCGCAGGTTAGCACAGAGATTTCTCCCCACAAAACCTTTCGCGCCAGTTACTAAAATTTTCATATCATGAAAAGTTTAAAGCGTTTAAGATGTTTAAGAGTTTAAGGGTTTAAGCCGCAAAAGCGGTGGTTTAAAGGTTTAAGATGTTCAAAGGGTTTAAGATGTTTAAGGCTCTTTGCGCTAGTCCTCTTGAACTTTTGAACCATTAAACTCTTTAAACTTAGCACCCGTCAAGTCGCTCGTTTTTATCTCCTTAATAAAGTTCATGATAGAGGCTGAGAGTTTTCTACAATCAGAATAGAGTTCTTCGTACTCTTCTGGAGTCAAATAGCCAATATCATTTGCTCTTATCAGCTGAGAGCGTACTTCACCACAAGAACCTTTAGCGATATATAAGAAGTTCAAGAATTCTTTATTGCCAGTTCTTTCGAACCCTTCAGCAATATTATCCATGATGGAACCTGCCGCTGCTCTAATCTGCTGAACAAAGCGATAATCGGACTTGAACCCTTCCCTATTTGTAACAGGATAAATCTTCTTTGAAAGCTCACGTGCTTTCTGGAAGATTGAAAGTTCTTCAAAGTCTCTTACTGCAGCCATCTTAAACTTCTTAAACCTTTAAACTCCTTAAACTATTACAATTCCTTCCTCCAGACCATTTTGTTTACAATACCCACGTAACTCTGGATAATCTTGACTACTTTGGTAGAGACATTCTCCTCGATATAGTCAGGAACGGGGATTCCGTAGTCACCATTCTGGTTCAATGTCACTGCAGTATCTACAGCTTGAAGCAATGACTTTTCATCGATGCCAGCAATGATGAAGCATGCCTTATCGATAGCCTCAGGACGTTCTGTAGAGGTACGGATGCAGATAGCAGGGAATGGATGACCGACAGAAGTGAAGAATGAACTCTCTTCAGGCAGAGTACCAGAGTCAGAAACCACGGCAAACGCGTTCATCTGAAGGCAGTTGTAATCGTGGAAGCCCAGAGGCTCGTGTTGAATGACACGCTTGTCGAGTTTGAAGCCAGACTGTTCCAAACGTTTGCGAGAACGAGGATGACAACTGTAGAGAATAGGCATATCATACTTCTCTGCCATCTTATTGATAGCGGTGAAGAGACTCATAAAATTCTTCTCAGTATCGATATTCTCTTCACGGTGCGCAGAGAGCAGAATGTACTTGCCCTTCTCCAAACCAAGACGCTTGTGGATGTCACTTGCTTCAATCTCTGCAAGGTTCTGATGAAGCACCTCAGCCATAGGACTACCGGTCACGTAAGTACGCTCCTTAGGAAGGCCAGTATCAGCCAAATACCTGCGGGCGTGCTCGCTGTAAGCCATGTTCACATCAGAAATGATATCCACAATGCGGCGGTTTGTTTCCTCAGGCAGACACTCGTCCTTGCAGCGGTTGCCAGCCTCCATGTGGAAGATAGGAATATGCAGACGCTTAGCACCAATTACGCTCAGGCAGCTATTGGTATCGCCCAATACCAGCACTGCATCAGGCTTGGTCTCAACCATCACCTTATATGATTTGTCAATGATGTTACCCATCGTGCTGCCGAGGTCATCACCCACAGCCTCCATGTAGATATCAGGATCAGCCAACTTCAAATCTTTGAAGAACACCCCATTCAGGTTATAGTCATAATTCTGACCAGTATGTGCCAGCAGACAGTCAAAGTACTGACGGCACTTGTTAATCACTGCGGCAAGGCGGATAATCTCCGGTCTTGTACCCACGATTATCAGCAGCTTCAGTTTTCCGTTATTCTTAAATTCAGCCATTATTTTCTGTTTTTTATTCCTATAATTATTATCTTTTTATTCCGAAAATATCCTAAAACAACTAAATTCCCTAAAATGATTCTTTCTGATGACAGACTATGGTCTGCTTTATTCAGAATAAAGGTTGATATTGTTTTGAATCATCTTGAAAGTGAACTTTCAGAGTGATTCTCAATAATAACAACATATCATCAGTAAGAATCTACATATTTATTTTTGTTATTTTCGTCTTTTCGTGCTTTTTCGGGATCCAAACTACTCTCGAATATTACTATTGAGAACTCGCACAGGTTCCATATACAGTTCGTTAAAGTTACACAATATACCCAACTCATAGTTGGTTATCGAAAGATAATTACGAACCTGAGCCTTGTGAACGTCAGTAAGTTCGCTCACAGCCTTCAGCTCGACAATTATCTTGTCATAGCACACAAAGTCTGCTATGTATTGTGCATCGAGTTTTTGGTCTCTGTAGTAAACATCAAACCTCTTTTCGCGTTCGAAAGGAATGTTTCGGTGTTTTAACTCAATGGCCAGAGCCTCTTGATACACCTTTTCGAGCAGCCCTACACCGAGACGTTTATGAACCTCAAATATAGCTCCAATTATCTTTGCAGACTCTTCTTTGTATATTATAGCCATTTTCGTCTCTTATGCTTTAATTCCGAAAGCGTCCATAAATAGCGAAAGCTTCGAAAACTGATTCTAACTGATGACAATCCTGTTAGAGATTGCTTTGCTGTTGGCAAAGGTTGATATGACAAAAGTGTGATGGGAACTCGCTCACAATAGCACTTAGGTTATAGCAACATATCATCAGTAAGAAACTACCGCTTTTAATTTTCGCATTTTTAGAGTTTTTCAATATTTACGGAATCCCAATTAAACAAGATTAGGAATACCATTCAACTCATTCTGAATGTACTGGAGACTCGCAATCTTCTCCTTCGTCTCCTCCAGATTCAGGATCCTCGTATTATTCGAATTGAACTCATCTATCAATGCACGCTTCACGTCACCCTCCTTGAAGTACTTGTCGTAGTTCAAGTCGCGGTTATCAGCAGGCACTGCATAGAAATTACCCATATCAATAGCCTTGGCTGCCTCCTCCTTGGTGAGCAGTGTCTCATACATCTTCTCACCATGACGGATACCAATCACGCGAATCTCCGGTTCATTAGGAGCCTGATGCTTAAAGAGATCCACCACAGCCTCAGCCTGGGTCTGAATAGTGCAAGCAGGCGCTTTCTGCACGAGGATATCACCATTCTTACCATTCTCAAAAGCGAAGAGCACCAAATCCACAGCCTCTTCAAGCGACATAATGAAGCGCGTCATGCTGGGTTCAGTGATGGTGATAGGATTACCCTTACGAATCTGATCAATCCAGAGAGGAATCACAGAACCACGGCTGCACATCACATTACCGTAACGTGTGCAGCAAATCTTCGTGTCACCACTCAGACGGCTCTTAGCCACAGCTATCTTCTCCTCAATGGCCTTGGTAATACCCATTGCGTTGATGGGATATGCAGCCTTATCTGTGCTCAAGCATATCACGCACTTCACACCAGCATCAATAGCTGCATCCAGCGTGTTGTCCGTACCAATCACATTCGTCTTCACAGCCTCCATCGGGAAGAACTCACAGCTGGGCACCTGCTTCAGGGCTGCAGCATGGAATACATAATCCACACCCTTCATGGCGTATTTCAGTGTGCTCTTGTTACGCACGTCACCAATGTAGAACTTAATCTTGTTTGCCACCTCAGGCATACGTGCCTGGAAGTCATGACGCATATCGTCCTGCTTCTTCTCATCACGCGAAAAGATACGTATCTCCCCGATGTCAGTGCGAAGAAAACGGTTCAACACTGCATTACCAAAACTACCTGTGCCTCCAGTAATCAGGAGGACTTTGTCTTTAAATACTGACATAATATTCTTAATGTTTAAATTGTTATATTCGTTATTTTATATTTCGTACTTCAGCCATCATACAACAGCCATCTTACATCTTTAGGACATCGCAGTCCTGAATCGGTTCATACTTCCCATCTTTCATTTCCAGAATGACTGTGCCGGATTCCAGAGACTGTACCGTGTGCCACTGTCCTGCAGGGATATTCAATGCCATGATAGGACCATTGGGCGAGAGTTCTATGCGTTCAGTGCAAGTTCTCTCTAAGTCATCATAGTATTCTTCCACTAATCTACCTCGCAAACAAACAACAGTTTCCGAAGTTTTCTGGTGTCTGTGAATAGGCAATGGTGAGCCAGGTTCTATTGCATTCAACATCCTCTGAGAAGTATCCTCAGCAGAGTCACGCAAGTCAAGATTCATGCGAAGCCTTGGCGATTCCTTTGCCTTAGCCGTAAGATCATCAAGTATTGCTTGTGAAATATTCATCATCAATACACTCTTAGTACCACTTCAAACGCCTCGGCGTAGTTTACGCCCCACTGACTGCCACGCACAGCAGCAAGGCCAGCGATATATTCTGCTGAACGGGGATGCGGATAAGGTCGCATCACACCACGATACATGCCCAAAGCCTTTATCTTGGCATCTACGCCCTCTTTCCCCACTTCAACAAAGCAGTTGGGATTGAACGTCTGCATGGCATTGTTAATCTTCCACTCCGTGCAACTGGGCACCTCCATATACCAGAACTCCTTCACACGCTTCACCTCCGGCCTGCGCTGGAACAGACGTATTGCCTCCTGGCACGCCATCGACGTCTGCAGGTGGTCGTTATTCGTGTCCGCAGGATGATGCGTGATGATGATGTCCGGCTCACTCTCCTTGATGGCACTTTCGATGAACTGCACCAACTGCAGATGCGGCACAGTGTTCATCTCGATGTTCGGGAAAGTCCCCTCATATTCCTTGTTCACACCGATATACTTCAATGCCGCATGCGTGTCATCATCCAGCTCCTTGTCATCCGGACGGAACGCACGCGCCTTCGCCTCTGTGCACATAATGCACACATCCACCTGGTCACCTTTGTGTGCCCATTTCCAAATTGATGCACCTGCACCCAGCACCTCATCATCCGGGTGCGCCACTACGATTAAGTATTTCATATTCTTTAGTTGTATTTTTCTCGTTTTCGTTAGCTCTACAACCCTTAACTCTTAGCCATTAAACTATTCGATTATCGTTATCGTCAGCGTTATCTTTAGCTCTACAGCCCTTAGTTATCGTCAGCGTTATCGTTATCGTTAAATCATGCCATCTTCGAGTACCCCACCAACTTATCATGCATCCATTGTGGATACTTGCCCACGGCTGTGTAAAGGATGGCTAACACCGTCCAAATAATCAGTTTGATGTCACCGAAAAAGCTCGCGTGCTTTACATAATACACATCCAGCTTCAGGCGGATGGGAAGCACCTTCTCGTTGTATTCTTCTTCATCTGGGAATTGGTCGCCATATATGTAATCCCACAGACTTGATTGACTTGTCAATCCACAAGGCACTGTCGCAGCAATAGCATTTTCTCCACCACGAGTTATCTCAACTTGGTCAACAGCTGCAGGTCTTGGTCCAACAACCGACATGGTTCCATTTAGAATGTTTATCAGCTGGGGTAATTCATCTATCTTAAGCCTACGCATAATCTTACCCCACCAGAAGATACGATCTTGGTCAGGGCGTAGCGATGCCTCATTAGCACCTTTTGCTACTCGCATAGAGCGGAATTTCCACATTTTGAACTCTTTATTGTCTTTACCTACACGTTTTGCAAAGTAAAACAACGGCCCGGGATCACTCAGCTCTGTCAGGATGATTGAAAACAGCCAAATAGGCGAGGTGCCAATAATGCCAGTCATGGCACATATAAAGTCAAAAAATCGTTTTATAAATCTATACATTTTTCTATAAAGTTCAAAATATTCGAGTTGCTCAAGGTATATATTTATGCGCTTACCTTTTCGCTCACTTTAATTTCCTTAATAAAAATCATTATTCCAGCTGAAAGTGAACTCTACTTTGTAGTCCTGAACTCCCGCACAGTTTTTCAGATACTTCATATAGTTTTAGGTTTCAGCAAGTGTCCCCATACTCCACTCCAAAAGGCAGACCATCTGCTTTCGCTATAGCATAATTCTTGCTTCCAAGCATTTCCTTGCCAGCGGCGGTATTTATATACCAACCTGGGAATTAAGGAAGAAGGCTCGCTCGACGAATATTGGGGATACAAAATATCATTCAACACCTTTTCTTTCAGATCTGGATTGAACCGAACTGTCGGAAAAATGCATACCTCAAATCCCAAATCCTCCACACAGATTGCATTGATAGTGTTATAGAAATCCATCATATGGAACTTCTTCAAAATACCCATCAGCCATTCCCA
The sequence above is a segment of the Prevotella sp. E9-3 genome. Coding sequences within it:
- a CDS encoding NAD-dependent epimerase/dehydratase family protein, producing the protein MKILVTGAKGFVGRNLCANLRNIQEGKDRRFPELKIEEIFEYDIDTDPVLLDEYCKNADFVFNLAGVNRPQNQEEFMQGNFGFASTLLDTLKKHKNTCPVMLSSSQQASLTGRFGNSEYGRSKKAGEDLFLDYERDFLKGQELENLRINSQTTENTDGTDKDFSNSQNLDNKGLRPRVLIYRFPNLFGKWCRPNYNSAVATFCNAFANDLPYTVNDPSVELELLYIDDLVDEMIACLKGEEHRCEFDGLEIIPTPNDNTTTDSTDNPDKKTSVQSEQSVVKIGRYCYCPVTHKITLGEIVDLLQSFTEQPKTLMIPEIPSGSFAKKLYSTYLSYLPKEKVAFPLKMNVDDRGSFTELVHTLNAGQVSINISKPGITKGQHWHNTKWEFFIVVAGHGLIQERKLGTDEIIEFEVSGDNIQCIHMLPGYTHNIINLSETENLVTVMYCNEVFDPNKPDTYFEPV
- a CDS encoding four helix bundle protein encodes the protein MAAVRDFEELSIFQKARELSKKIYPVTNREGFKSDYRFVQQIRAAAGSIMDNIAEGFERTGNKEFLNFLYIAKGSCGEVRSQLIRANDIGYLTPEEYEELYSDCRKLSASIMNFIKEIKTSDLTGAKFKEFNGSKVQED
- the wecB gene encoding non-hydrolyzing UDP-N-acetylglucosamine 2-epimerase, whose amino-acid sequence is MAEFKNNGKLKLLIIVGTRPEIIRLAAVINKCRQYFDCLLAHTGQNYDYNLNGVFFKDLKLADPDIYMEAVGDDLGSTMGNIIDKSYKVMVETKPDAVLVLGDTNSCLSVIGAKRLHIPIFHMEAGNRCKDECLPEETNRRIVDIISDVNMAYSEHARRYLADTGLPKERTYVTGSPMAEVLHQNLAEIEASDIHKRLGLEKGKYILLSAHREENIDTEKNFMSLFTAINKMAEKYDMPILYSCHPRSRKRLEQSGFKLDKRVIQHEPLGFHDYNCLQMNAFAVVSDSGTLPEESSFFTSVGHPFPAICIRTSTERPEAIDKACFIIAGIDEKSLLQAVDTAVTLNQNGDYGIPVPDYIEENVSTKVVKIIQSYVGIVNKMVWRKEL
- a CDS encoding GxxExxY protein, producing the protein MAIIYKEESAKIIGAIFEVHKRLGVGLLEKVYQEALAIELKHRNIPFEREKRFDVYYRDQKLDAQYIADFVCYDKIIVELKAVSELTDVHKAQVRNYLSITNYELGILCNFNELYMEPVRVLNSNIRE
- a CDS encoding polysaccharide biosynthesis protein, producing the protein MSVFKDKVLLITGGTGSFGNAVLNRFLRTDIGEIRIFSRDEKKQDDMRHDFQARMPEVANKIKFYIGDVRNKSTLKYAMKGVDYVFHAAALKQVPSCEFFPMEAVKTNVIGTDNTLDAAIDAGVKCVICLSTDKAAYPINAMGITKAIEEKIAVAKSRLSGDTKICCTRYGNVMCSRGSVIPLWIDQIRKGNPITITEPSMTRFIMSLEEAVDLVLFAFENGKNGDILVQKAPACTIQTQAEAVVDLFKHQAPNEPEIRVIGIRHGEKMYETLLTKEEAAKAIDMGNFYAVPADNRDLNYDKYFKEGDVKRALIDEFNSNNTRILNLEETKEKIASLQYIQNELNGIPNLV
- a CDS encoding WbuC family cupin fold metalloprotein, coding for MMNISQAILDDLTAKAKESPRLRMNLDLRDSAEDTSQRMLNAIEPGSPLPIHRHQKTSETVVCLRGRLVEEYYDDLERTCTERIELSPNGPIMALNIPAGQWHTVQSLESGTVILEMKDGKYEPIQDCDVLKM
- a CDS encoding PIG-L deacetylase family protein translates to MKYLIVVAHPDDEVLGAGASIWKWAHKGDQVDVCIMCTEAKARAFRPDDKELDDDTHAALKYIGVNKEYEGTFPNIEMNTVPHLQLVQFIESAIKESEPDIIITHHPADTNNDHLQTSMACQEAIRLFQRRPEVKRVKEFWYMEVPSCTEWKINNAMQTFNPNCFVEVGKEGVDAKIKALGMYRGVMRPYPHPRSAEYIAGLAAVRGSQWGVNYAEAFEVVLRVY
- a CDS encoding sugar transferase, yielding MYRFIKRFFDFICAMTGIIGTSPIWLFSIILTELSDPGPLFYFAKRVGKDNKEFKMWKFRSMRVAKGANEASLRPDQDRIFWWGKIMRRLKIDELPQLINILNGTMSVVGPRPAAVDQVEITRGGENAIAATVPCGLTSQSSLWDYIYGDQFPDEEEYNEKVLPIRLKLDVYYVKHASFFGDIKLIIWTVLAILYTAVGKYPQWMHDKLVGYSKMA